From the genome of Chlorocebus sabaeus isolate Y175 chromosome 21, mChlSab1.0.hap1, whole genome shotgun sequence:
TGGGCCTGGTTTCCTTGGAGAGGGGAAAATGAAAAGTGTTGATGTGTAAACTCAGACTCGGGAGTCACCGACACCCTGCATCAGATCTGCAGGGCAGGCATCACCCCACCGGCCTGGGTGAGACTCCTGGGACTGGACCTGGCCAAAGTCTGCCAGGTTGGGAAAGCTGCGCTTGGAAGAGGTCTTTTATTCCTGCTTAAATCTTGCGGTCCCTCCACCAGGCCACCCCTGCTTTGTGCCACAGTCATGCACTGGCACCTGGACTCACCTGGTCCTGCAGCCCCTGGCAATTTGATGTGCCCATCTTGGCTTTCTGGAGCCACCTTCCCCTCCCACCAAGACAGCCTGCCCTTTGGGAAATTGATGTTGTATTTGCAGCTGGCACCATGCTGTCTGGCACATATACCAGtgctgttccattgatctgtccAGCGGAGGCCAGAGTAAAAGAGCTAGCTTTGGCGGGCAGTGAAGTGGTAGGAGCAAGGGTGTGGGACCTAGCCAGGCCACTTACCCCAGCCTTCCCTGACCCTTCGCTACcttgacctcagtttcctcctttagGACTAAAGGCCAACTTCTTACGCTTTACAGCTCCAACCAGAGGCACCAGTTGACCCATATAATCTGGAAACAAGTTTGAATTCATTGCTGTTAGAAAGAATTGCAGTAATACTGACTGAATCAAACAAGGCACATGTGCTCTCATTTGCGTTGCATATATATTGATTAtcccagaaagaaaacaaactggtGATAGTGGTTACCTATTGCCTGTTCAAACATAACGGCTTAAAGTACACCCCCAAATTAATAGGGATGGATCGTGAGTGGttactgaaaaagtaaaataatgatgtTTTGCCCCTAGTTTGGATTTAACAGAAAGAACTGGTAATATTGGGCCTGAATCCATCCAGCATGGCCCTAAGCAGCCGGGGCCAGTCTGGGCTGCTCCCATTGGGTTGGGCCTGCACCCCATCCCTGTCACTCAGATGGTTTTTGTGGGCTGTGTCCCAGCTTGGTCTTCAGGTCTTGCCTGGCCGAGATTGTTGGTTTTCATGGTAAAAGCAGGGTCAGACTCCCTGCCGTCACCTGCTGCATAAGACACAGAAAGTGCTGCCTGCTGACTGACTGTCTCTCCTCAGGGACTGGCTGGCTTCGTGCAGGGAATTGGAACCAGGCCTCCTGGCACTGGCCTGGGGAGAGCGGAAGGTGCCTGCTTCGGGGCAAGCACCAGCTGACCCCCAGTGGAACCCCGTGACAGTCCTGCCAGGGCCCAGGCCATCCCAGCCGACTTCCATCTCATGGAGCCTCCAGGGGAGAAGCCAGGAGAGGCTGGCGGGCTGCAAATCACACCCCAGCTGCTGAAGTTGCGCACAGGCGAGTTCTCCCTGGAGTCCATCCTGCTGCTGAAGCTGCGTTGCTTGGGACTGGCCGACCTGGGCTGCCTGGGAGAGTGCCTGGGCCTGGAGTGGCTGGACCTATCAGGCAACGCGCTCACCCACCTGGGCCCGCTGGCCTCCTTGCGCCAGCTGGCTGTGCTCAATGTCTCCAACAATCAGCTGACGAGCCTGGAGCCGCTGGCCACCTGTGAGAACTTGCAGCGTCTCAATGCCGCAGGCAACCTACTGGCCACCCCGGGCCAGCTGCAGTGTCTGGCTGGGCTACCGTGCCTGGAGTACCTGCGGCTCCGAGACCCTTTGGCCCGGCTCAGCAACCCGCTCTGTGCCAGCCCCTCCTACCGGGCTGCAGTCCGGGAGCTGCTGCCTGGCCTGAAAGTCATCGATGGTGAGCGTGTGATTGGGCGAGGTAGTGAGTTCTACCAGCTGTGCCGAGACCTGGACAGCTCCTTGCGTCCCAGCTCCAGTCCCGGCCCCAGAGCCACCGAGGCCCAGCCCTGGGTGGAGCCAGGCTACTGGGAGTCCTGGCCCAGCCGGAGCAGCTCCATCCTGGAGGAGGCCTGCCGGCAGTTCCAGGACACACTGCAGGAGTGCTGGGACCTGGAACGCCAGGCCAGCGACAGCCTGGCCCAGGCAGAGCAGGCACTCAGCTCTGTGGGCCCCACTTCTTCCTTCGTCTTCTGAACGTGGCCCGTGGCCCGGGACAGCCTGGCGGGTGGCCTCGCTGCCCCCaggtcccctccctgcccccacactCGTCTTGGTTGCTTCACCCTGGTTACTGGCCCTGCATGCTGGGCTATTGCTTTATCCCTATCCTGAGAGCAGCCCCTCCCCATGATCCCTCCACATGCTGCAAGGAGGCACTGAAGGGCCTTGAGCAGGTGTAAAGGCTCTCACCACCCGTGCGCCTGTGTCCGCAGCTGCTGCCACTCCGGGCTGCTCCAGCCTGCGACTTGGTGGAAGGAATTACTTCCTCCTGAGGCTACAGGCGAGAAAGGTAGGGATGGGCCAGCCTCTCCTCCCAGCTGTTGGGAGAGAGTTGGCAGGCTGAGTGGCCCAGAGCACTCCTGGAAGCAGAAGCGGGACTCCCCTGCCTTGCAAATGTGCCTCTCCAGACTGCTACTGTACTCCTTCCCGCCCCGCCCTGGCACCTTCTCTGCCCTTTCTCGTCCACACATCTATTaaatgcttctgttttcatttgcatcCCTGCCTGGCATTTCATGGGGGCACTTCTGGCTCTGGAGCACAGGAGGCTCTGCTCACCCTGCCCACAGGAAGGGTGCTGTCCCCCTGCCTTCTTTGCCACCTCTGAGCTATGTTGAGGAGGAAGGCATGCAACACAAGGAGCTGAGAGGCAGCTGGGAGAGCAGCTTTATTATCATGGCCGGGGATAGAACGGGGTCCTCTCCTGGGGGTCTGGGGTCTTCCACTGGTTACCACCAACAGCGGTCCCAGAGGCACCATGCAGCTCTAGACAAAAGGGGAGACAGGTTTGGGAGTGAGGGAGGTTGCTTCGGCCCCAGTTCCAGCTTTCCTCCTAGGCTCCTGACCTGTCCCCTCCCAGGCTCCCAAAGCCCACCCCGGCCCCTCAGCATTCCCAGGGTTGGCCCCATCCAGATGGTGCTCTCTGTCCCCTGGTGCCTACCAGTGCTGGCTCAGCTGTGGGGCAGGGCCTTGGAGAAAGCAAACTGTCCAGGGAAGTAGAAGCTGTGGGGGTCCTCACCAGCCCGCTGCACCCTGATGCACTGGGTCTCCTGGTGCTCCTCAGGCTCCTGCCAGGACCCACAACCGTTCAGGCAGTGTAGGAGGGGCAGGCACTGCCCGGGAGAAGGGAAGGCCGTGCCAGTGGAGGGCTGCCAGCATCCTGGGCAGGGCCCACCTGCACGTCCCCTGGAGAACGTCCAAACCAGGCATAGCACTTTCTAGCCCCCACTCTTCCTCCCCCTTGGCCAAGCTTCTGCCTGGGGACTGGCCCATAGGCTCAGCTTCCATCCATCTTCCCAGCCCTGTCCCCACCTCTGCACCTTTGCCCCTTCTTACCCGCAGAACCTGTGTCTCTATGGGACAGTGGACCATCCGGCCCAGAACTTTGCCCTCAGAGCCCAGTTTGATGCAGGCCAGGCATTTCCGTTTCCTctgtgggggagggggggagcaTGGGGTGAGCAGAGGAAAGGGGTGAGGGAGGCCTGGGCATCATGAGGGTGGGAGCCAGGGCTGCCCATCATGGGACCAGATTCCCAGCTAGGCCCTCGAGCCCAGGAGCAAGAGGTCATGCAGGCCAGCAGGTTTTAGGCACAGCCCACCCTAGAATGTCGGAAGTCAGACCCATGCAGTTTTCAAACTATGGAGCTTCCGTGTGTGTGCAGGCAGGAGTCCTTCCCAGATGGGTTGTGTGGCACATGCGTGAACACGCATGTATGTGGTTTGTATGAAGGAGTgtgggtggatgggtgtgtgATGTATGCATAGACGTATCTACTTGTGCTCGTGTGAAGGCAAGAATCCTCCTCCGATGGGTTCTTCCCACCCAGCGCCTCCAGAGTGGCTCAGCTGTCACCTATTctgtttattacattttcttgtaAGATTTGATTTGAGGTTGGTGAATCATTGCTATAATCCAGTGCCCTCCTTGAGCCGACAGAGGGAACTGGAGCCTTTACAGAACCTGTAATACAGAGCCCAGGCAGTACTCACAGAGTGGGAACTAGAACAGTCACTGCACTCCCATCCCGGGCATCACCCCCATGGTGGAGGGTTTGCCCCTACCGTGGCTGATGACTGGAGCCCTGCTAGGCTGGGAGGGCtccagacacatccacacagcgAGCTCCTTCCACCCAGGCCCTGAAGCTTGAGAGAGGAACTCAGACAGAAGTGAGCCCTGCTCTGATGAAGATAAGTCCAGGGGTAACCAAACCCTCTTCCTGTCTGCCAGGCCCCAGCTCCCCACCAACCACCCTCACAACCTTGGGCTCAGGCTGAGCTGCTCCACCTCTAAGGAGGCTCCTCACAGTGGGGTCTCTAACCTCAGGGCTTCTTAATAGACCTCCCAATTCCATGCAGGCACACCCAGGCATGTGCCCCATACACCAAACCCCAAGTCCATGAACTCACACCCAGCAGGCGCCCATTGATCTCACACCCCTTCACTCACCCCATTGGGCCTGACTTTGCACTCGGGTTTCTTCCAGTCCCTCTTCCGGCAGCTTGTCTGCTGGAGCTTAAATTCCAGCCTCACAAATATTCCAGCTGGAAAGTGCtgcagacagacaggcagaggaTGGCCGGTAACCAGCTGAGCCTGCAGAGCAAGCCCTGGTGTGACCCGCGCCTCCCTCACGCAGTCACATCCCAGCAGGTTGGACTGGGGCCTTTTCTCCAAAGGGCTGGGGCTCAGAGCCCAAGCACTTCTGTCTCGCTTCCTGGGAATGCGCTGGTCTCCCGGGATGCGACCCTCCCTGCTCCCGCCAGGGCCATGCTACTCACCGTGTCCACGGCGCTGTCCACACCGGTCTCCTGGAAGGCCCACTGCACAGGCGGGTGCTTGTGAAATTCCTCCAGGGCCACCTGCAGGCCCCGGCGCTGGGCTTCCGTGAGCTCGGCGACGCCCACgcccaccgcgcccagccacaggGCCAGCGGGATCAGCAGCCGTCGCATGCTTCCGTGTCACTCCGGCCCTGCGAAGCGGGTGTGCGCCCCTCAGCTCTCCGAGCCCGCCTGAGCCGCCTCCTCCCGCGCCCTGCTCCCAGGGGGCCAGGCCTGTAGAACGCTGGGCAGAGGTGAAGAAGCCTGGAAATGGCCCTTTCTCCAAATTGATCTTGGGGTCTTCCTGGTCCTCTCCGCTCCCTCCCACCCTGCCCGCGCTGTTCCCTGGGGCCTGCAGTTTTAGCAAAGTTCCCTGTCCACGCCGGGAATCAGTCAGTTCCcattcccaccctccacccctcaTCTTGCTCATTCACCCTCTCCCTGGGTCTCTGGAACGaccccctctcctccctgccGTCTCCGGAgcccctctctcctttccccgCTCAACCTTCTCCCAGACCGCGACTCCCTCCCTGTTCAGGATCACCGTGCTCCCACGGGGTCCCCAGTCTCCGAGGTCCAGGCCAGCcggggggaggggcaggggtcgGAGGTCGAATACTTTTGGGAGGATCTAAACACGTGGGAGGGCCCGACGGGTGGGAGCAGCGGGAGGCCTCACCCTCCCGCGTGGGGGCTGCCTGGGGCCACCAGCGCGCCCCAGTCGCTAGGAATGGGCGTCTCGCGCCGCCCAGCCCTTGGCTTTCCCGCTTCAAGCAAaatcttccctccttcctcttttttctagGGCCTTCTCCATGACCCCTTTCCCAGCCCTTCTGATCAGTCCCCTGATGCATGACTGGGGCCACCGGAGGGGCTGACCCTCCCGGCGAGCCCTGTCGGTCCTGGTGGTCTTGGGACCGGAAAGAGACAGATGTGGAAACCAAGGCCCCTCAGTGAAGAGCTGCCAGGGTGGTCGCCTTAGACCAAAGGCGTTCGTCATTCCGCCTGCGCAGCTGCCCCTCCGCCCGGCTGCCGCCCCAGCCCGTTTCCCCTCCTCACGTCCTTCCCTGCGCCTGGAGGTCTCCCCTGACCGTCCCGCAGCTGAAATCTTGGCCTCGCTGTCCGCCTCTTCCCGCTTTTCTCGCGGGGTggcccccacctcctcccacccccacctcctggacCCCCTCCAGCAACTCCGGCTCCTCCCCTGCCCCGTGGGACCGGCCTCTGGGGCGGGATGCCGTCCCGCGCCCTtcctccccatcccacccctctccctcccctcggTCCAGCCCTCATGACCCTGACCCCGGCCGCGGCTGCAGGCGGCTAGCCCGGGCGCACAGCCCTTGGTCCCACCTCCCTCTGGCTCCGGCCTGAGCATTCCGCGGTCTCGGCCGGCCTGGGCCTCTTCTCCGCTGCTCTGCTTCCCCAGGGGCTTTCTGTGCCCCACTCCTGCCCAGGCAGGGCTGCCCTGTCTTGGGTCCTTTACGGGAGACCATTCCTCAGCATCCCTGAGACACTCATCCTGGGATTTCTTCCCCGAAATACAGACATCCTCAAACCAAATGAGACCTCGATGAGGTCCCTACCCCTGTCCCCGCCTCCCACTCCCTGAGCCACACTGAGAAGGAAGGTCTCTCCTTTAGGGAGGACTCTGGCGCCTGCAACCTTGATCGACAGCAAAGGTGTCCAGTGTGGATCCTGCATCTGCCTTTCCTGACCATTCCTCGTGTCTCATTATCCGTGGGGTAGATTCTCATGAGGAGTGGGGGAGCCTTCTGGTGTGGCGGAACAGCATGATGGAATTCATAAGGTGAGAGGAAACCCAAGGAAAACTGTCCAAATACTGGCTGGACTCCGGGGTATGCTGGAGCAAGGACGAAGAAGCTCTGGGACTTTGCATGTcagtaaccaccaccaccatgcttCTGGTTCCCACAGCACAGGGATCACCTAAAGTAGAGGATCTCATGTAACTTCATGGCTCTCTCTGAACTTCTGtttatctgtaagatggggatcaGAAACTGTCTTAAggagttgttttgaggattaaatgaggaaaCATGAAAAGCAACTGATGTCTAGTAGGGGGCACAAGGCTTTTGTCCCCTACTTATGCACCCCTGGCCAGGGTTCTCCACTTAGAGCTGAAAGCTTCCTCAACAGTGTGCTCTGGGGGCACCAGAAAGAAACTCCACTTCCATTAACCACTTCCGGGTGCATGAAATCTCACCACTACTTAGGGCAGTTCACGCCCCAGTTTGAGCTACTCAGACTTCCTTAAGCAGAAAGAGATGGGATCTGCCTTCCCTGAAAGCTTTAGATGGGGTTAGAGAGAAAAGATGCACCCAGAGATGTTTCCCAGCCCAAGAActtgaaggaaaccaaaatatttcaccccaaaaaACACTTATTTGACCCAAGGTGGCTGTTCAGAATGGCTGGAAATAGAAGAATAACGaaaaagctgtcttttgtggagagatttgcatctgtagaggaAATCTACATTGATGTAGCCAGGCTTTCTGTGAGGCCCTCCCTTGTCTggatctaggaaagattaactgagAGGCTGACAACCTTTACAGGTCTGAAACAAACATTTACCCTGTattccttctgagggctgctaCCTGTGAGGTGTCATCTGCCTAGCAAGACTCCCTTTGCCAACCaggcctcctcttccctcccttccataACCTGTCTTGCCACTATCTGAGCCCCCATATATGTGTAAACTCAAATGGTGGATAAGCTTCTGTATCCCATTGAGGGGTTGGAGTAATCACTCTGTGGTTCTCTCTCATGCATGTTAATAAACATTTCCTGttaaagctgaggcaggaggattgcttgagcccaggagtttgaaggtgcagtgagctatgattgcgaaACTATACTTCAGCCTATCtggatagagcaagaccttgtctctaaaatctatttttaaaaattattattatactttaagttctagggtacatgtgcacaacatgcaggtttgttacatatgtatacatgtgccatgttggtgtactgcacccattaacttgtcatttacattaggtatatctgctaatgctatccttccccactccccccaccccacaacaggacccggtgtgtgatattccccttcctgtgtccaagtgttctcattgttcaattcccacctatgagtgagaacatgtggtgtctggttttctgtccttgcaatggtttgctga
Proteins encoded in this window:
- the LRRC61 gene encoding leucine-rich repeat-containing protein 61 produces the protein MEPPGEKPGEAGGLQITPQLLKLRTGEFSLESILLLKLRCLGLADLGCLGECLGLEWLDLSGNALTHLGPLASLRQLAVLNVSNNQLTSLEPLATCENLQRLNAAGNLLATPGQLQCLAGLPCLEYLRLRDPLARLSNPLCASPSYRAAVRELLPGLKVIDGERVIGRGSEFYQLCRDLDSSLRPSSSPGPRATEAQPWVEPGYWESWPSRSSSILEEACRQFQDTLQECWDLERQASDSLAQAEQALSSVGPTSSFVF
- the RARRES2 gene encoding retinoic acid receptor responder protein 2 — encoded protein: MRRLLIPLALWLGAVGVGVAELTEAQRRGLQVALEEFHKHPPVQWAFQETGVDSAVDTHFPAGIFVRLEFKLQQTSCRKRDWKKPECKVRPNGRKRKCLACIKLGSEGKVLGRMVHCPIETQVLREPEEHQETQCIRVQRAGEDPHSFYFPGQFAFSKALPHS